A stretch of the Pseudoalteromonas phenolica genome encodes the following:
- a CDS encoding beta-propeller domain-containing protein encodes MKRSLLFSSLTLGILIGCGGSKNTDTPPVDEQKIPKLNDIKVSAAPLIKASEFQFSQNLKNGLFKRYQTRLSHYDVPENDATASPSTSKDFSQTNQQEQNVDEADRVKYDGEFLFIAANSFDDIYHDSNEGENYIRIMQRNAKGEMNQIHTLPYSEANGSEQNLYLHNNTLAILNYSPSYFSFPIANDIAATVEPYFYYGDNEFELSLIDVSQPSQAAIKHQFKIEGGLIDSRVIDGSLYIVSNYHPNFTGFDTSDNDEATVLANYQNLKKVQLAELTPNITNTTNQNSEELVTPDNCYISSDASTKDGFDSIITITKISLNNPDQRESLCVNTNIYGIYASESALYTHGTVYQGEEVKTVIHKFDLTDDTLNYVATGAVEGHLGGGQENLRLSEFNDDLRVVTTTNLPFDLNAGFMPFKHQLFVLQQQENSLAPIAKLPNDAQPTPIGKTNEQGLVDENIYAVRFSEDRAFIVTFRQIDPLYVVDLTDKTNPKIAGALEIPGYSAYLHPVGENLLLGIGQNIQDWRDPSAQEVENGAKVTLFDISDITKPKVVNEKVFANAYTPAEWNYKSLSFLATESGVLRFTMPVETWQSQSENSTSYLWHRVSELASFEIDTTETPALNYLGSSKVDYSSIGTETTPYVWGGLDRAVIHRDDLYYIHGNYIWHSIWQTPSDNKGPL; translated from the coding sequence GTGAAGCGTTCTCTTTTATTTAGTTCACTGACGTTAGGTATTTTAATCGGCTGTGGGGGAAGTAAAAATACTGATACGCCACCGGTGGATGAACAAAAAATCCCGAAATTAAATGATATAAAAGTGTCAGCAGCCCCACTCATTAAAGCATCTGAATTTCAATTTTCTCAAAACCTTAAAAACGGATTATTCAAGCGTTATCAAACTCGTCTTTCACATTATGACGTACCTGAAAACGATGCAACCGCTTCGCCTTCAACATCAAAAGACTTTTCTCAAACAAATCAGCAAGAACAAAATGTTGATGAAGCTGATAGGGTTAAGTATGACGGTGAATTTTTATTTATTGCAGCAAATTCGTTCGATGATATTTACCATGATTCAAATGAAGGTGAAAACTATATTCGTATCATGCAACGCAATGCAAAAGGTGAAATGAACCAGATCCACACTTTACCTTATTCAGAAGCCAATGGCTCAGAGCAAAATCTTTATCTTCATAATAATACGCTCGCTATTTTAAATTATTCACCTAGTTATTTTTCATTTCCTATAGCAAATGACATAGCAGCAACTGTAGAACCTTATTTCTACTATGGTGATAATGAATTTGAGCTAAGTTTGATTGATGTCAGTCAGCCTAGCCAAGCAGCTATCAAGCATCAATTTAAAATTGAAGGAGGGTTAATCGACAGCAGAGTCATTGATGGCTCTCTTTATATAGTAAGTAACTACCACCCAAACTTTACAGGGTTTGATACGAGCGATAATGATGAAGCAACCGTGCTGGCAAACTACCAAAACCTAAAAAAAGTGCAGCTTGCGGAGTTGACACCTAACATTACGAATACAACTAATCAAAATAGTGAAGAGTTGGTCACGCCTGATAACTGCTATATCTCATCGGACGCATCAACTAAAGATGGGTTCGACAGCATTATTACCATTACAAAAATTAGTTTAAATAACCCTGACCAAAGAGAGAGTCTTTGTGTAAATACAAATATCTACGGGATCTATGCCTCTGAGAGTGCTCTTTATACTCATGGCACAGTTTATCAGGGAGAAGAAGTAAAAACGGTTATTCATAAATTTGATCTTACTGACGATACACTAAATTATGTAGCGACAGGTGCTGTTGAAGGGCACTTAGGTGGGGGACAAGAAAACTTAAGGTTGAGTGAATTCAATGATGATTTACGCGTTGTAACGACAACAAATTTACCTTTTGATCTGAATGCTGGCTTCATGCCATTTAAACATCAACTATTTGTTTTACAGCAGCAAGAAAACTCATTGGCGCCAATAGCAAAACTGCCTAATGATGCTCAACCAACACCGATAGGAAAAACTAATGAACAAGGCTTAGTAGATGAAAATATCTATGCAGTCCGATTTTCTGAAGATAGAGCGTTTATCGTCACATTTAGGCAAATAGATCCTCTTTATGTTGTAGATTTAACCGATAAAACCAATCCAAAAATTGCAGGCGCACTAGAAATTCCTGGCTATTCAGCTTATCTGCACCCCGTGGGAGAAAACTTACTATTAGGCATCGGTCAAAATATTCAAGATTGGCGTGATCCTAGTGCGCAAGAGGTCGAAAATGGCGCTAAAGTCACACTCTTTGATATCTCAGATATTACAAAGCCAAAAGTCGTCAATGAAAAAGTCTTTGCAAATGCGTACACACCAGCGGAGTGGAACTATAAATCACTTAGCTTTTTAGCGACTGAATCAGGAGTCTTACGATTCACCATGCCCGTAGAGACATGGCAAAGTCAATCTGAAAACAGTACTTCATACCTATGGCATAGAGTAAGCGAGCTTGCTTCATTTGAAATAGACACAACTGAAACACCTGCACTTAATTACCTTGGTAGCAGTAAAGTTGATTACTCTAGTATTGGCACAGAAACCACGCCATATGTGTGGGGGGGATTAGACAGAGCTGTAATTCATCGCGATGACTTATATTACATTCATGGTAATTACATTTGGCACAGCATATGGCAAACACCGAGTGACAATAAAGGTCCACTCTAA